A stretch of the Desulforamulus ferrireducens genome encodes the following:
- a CDS encoding HD-GYP domain-containing protein, translating into MRRVAIDNLRPGMKVGRAIQNSSGYTLLNAGVILNEKYIARLRLLGIPSLYIDDGFLPDIHVEDVISDQIRLKAVRQVKEILQKHSNSMGESNWETEKLYNTISEMIDQLLSDPQLIVELTDIRSMDDYVFAHSVNVCVLALMTGISMGYERPKLHHLGMGALLHDIGKILVPKQILNKPGALTEEEYSIVKKHPEFGLQILKNNTQVSSLSKLVVYQHHERYSGEGYPQGLKDIEIHEFAQITGMVDMYDALTSDRVYRKAFLPHEAYEMISGAGDYLFSYHLIEPFLSNIAAYPAGTPVELSSGEIAVVVGTKKGYSLYPRVRLLYDKKRRPVTSVEEIDLMDHRSLVIIRVLDDIDEFTSNQDKSNNING; encoded by the coding sequence ATGAGGCGGGTTGCAATAGATAACTTAAGGCCAGGTATGAAGGTAGGTCGCGCTATTCAAAATAGCAGCGGCTACACGCTTTTAAATGCTGGTGTAATCCTAAATGAGAAATACATAGCTCGCCTGAGACTGTTGGGTATTCCATCACTATATATCGATGATGGTTTTTTACCTGATATACATGTTGAGGATGTAATATCAGATCAAATCAGGCTTAAAGCTGTTAGACAAGTTAAAGAGATTCTGCAAAAGCACTCCAATTCCATGGGTGAAAGTAACTGGGAAACGGAAAAACTTTATAATACCATCAGTGAGATGATTGACCAATTGCTCAGTGATCCACAGCTGATTGTAGAACTAACTGATATTCGCTCCATGGATGACTACGTTTTTGCTCACTCTGTAAATGTATGTGTGTTGGCCTTGATGACAGGAATTTCCATGGGATATGAGCGCCCCAAGCTACACCATCTGGGGATGGGTGCCTTGTTACATGATATAGGCAAGATTTTGGTGCCAAAACAAATTTTAAACAAGCCGGGAGCCCTAACCGAAGAAGAATACAGTATAGTTAAGAAACATCCGGAGTTTGGGCTACAGATATTGAAAAATAATACCCAGGTTAGCAGTTTGTCTAAGTTGGTGGTTTACCAACATCATGAACGTTACAGCGGGGAAGGTTACCCTCAGGGTTTAAAGGATATTGAAATACATGAATTTGCCCAAATCACCGGCATGGTGGATATGTATGACGCGCTAACATCTGATAGAGTCTATCGGAAGGCTTTTCTACCTCACGAAGCCTATGAAATGATATCTGGCGCCGGGGATTATCTATTCTCCTATCACCTTATAGAACCATTTCTTTCCAATATCGCTGCTTATCCTGCCGGTACACCGGTAGAACTGAGCAGCGGTGAGATAGCGGTGGTGGTGGGTACCAAGAAGGGCTATTCCCTCTACCCAAGGGTTAGGTTGTTATACGACAAAAAAAGGCGCCCAGTAACTTCGGTAGAAGAGATCGATCTCATGGATCACCGTAGCTTGGTTATTATTCGGGTTTTAGATGACATAGATGAATTCACTAGTAACCAGGATAAATCTAATAATATTAATGGATAA
- a CDS encoding S1C family serine protease: MTKWKKMVTGLTVFLVVLSVLVFTPGCSLIKEINPQTQQQSNEQPRGGVANAGLPGVGPDTIANIVEQASPAVVKITTVVKVGGYTNNPYFNDPLFRQFFGFGLEPQYENGLGSGFLISKDGYILTNSHVVEGAQSISVLIKNHQKPYQAKLVGADPSLDLAVLKIEGDNFPTLPLGDSNKIRVGNWVIAIGSPFGLEDTVTIGVISAKERPLEINGRTFEHLLQTDASINPGNSGGPLLNLNGEVIGINTAINAQAQGIGFAIPTSTVKEVLDDLIQKGKVVRPWIGVQIQQVTPDIANFLGYDGSEGAVIYGVVAGGPAAKAGMKEGDIVLSIDGSKIASPDELIKVLQKKKVGVELEIEVFRQGKTIKIKVTTAERPGNIK; encoded by the coding sequence ATGACAAAGTGGAAAAAAATGGTAACCGGACTTACAGTCTTTTTGGTAGTCTTGTCTGTCTTAGTTTTCACACCAGGCTGTTCTTTAATCAAAGAAATAAATCCCCAGACACAACAGCAAAGCAATGAGCAGCCGCGGGGAGGAGTAGCCAATGCCGGTTTACCTGGTGTGGGTCCGGATACCATTGCCAATATTGTGGAACAAGCCAGTCCGGCAGTGGTAAAGATCACTACTGTAGTGAAGGTGGGTGGCTATACCAACAACCCATATTTTAACGATCCGCTATTTCGTCAGTTCTTTGGCTTCGGCCTTGAGCCCCAGTATGAAAATGGTTTAGGTTCAGGATTTTTAATTTCTAAGGATGGCTATATTCTGACCAACTCACATGTGGTGGAAGGAGCCCAGAGTATAAGTGTTCTGATTAAAAATCACCAAAAACCTTACCAGGCAAAATTAGTGGGTGCTGATCCTTCCTTGGACTTGGCAGTATTAAAAATTGAAGGAGATAATTTTCCTACCCTTCCTTTAGGGGATTCTAATAAAATTAGAGTTGGCAACTGGGTAATTGCCATTGGCAGTCCCTTTGGCTTAGAAGATACTGTGACCATTGGTGTTATTAGTGCTAAAGAACGACCGCTGGAGATTAATGGCCGTACCTTTGAACATTTACTGCAGACTGATGCCTCCATTAACCCTGGCAACAGCGGTGGTCCTCTGCTGAACCTCAATGGTGAAGTAATTGGTATTAATACGGCCATTAATGCCCAGGCCCAGGGCATTGGTTTTGCCATTCCCACCAGCACAGTGAAAGAAGTATTGGATGACCTTATCCAAAAGGGCAAAGTGGTACGTCCCTGGATTGGTGTGCAAATTCAACAGGTGACTCCGGATATAGCTAATTTCCTGGGTTATGATGGATCTGAGGGGGCCGTAATTTACGGTGTTGTCGCCGGTGGTCCGGCCGCTAAAGCAGGCATGAAAGAAGGGGACATCGTCTTATCCATTGATGGCAGCAAAATCGCATCACCCGATGAATTAATCAAAGTATTGCAGAAAAAGAAAGTAGGAGTAGAATTGGAGATTGAAGTATTCCGTCAGGGGAAAACCATTAAAATTAAAGTAACCACAGCGGAAAGGCCCGGCAATATTAAGTAA
- the larA gene encoding nickel-dependent lactate racemase, whose protein sequence is MEFLIPYGKTVLPISLDKENVADCIALPKDLTTQGQEIVAAALSTPIESPKLQKLAQQKKHGPVIILVTDVSRPIPYHDVLPPVLQELKKGGITDQEIKFIIATGAHRPNTAAENRQVFASLVDQYPFVNHDCDNNLKNLGTLTDGVELQINAEVADAGLLLTIGCIMPHNLAGFSGGPKMILPGVAGRKTIEANHSLLNQRHVGPGEIENNPISQQMLEALRLTGVAFSLNVILNSQNKIIRAYAGHPVVAWQVGCQHCRQLYQLALPAPAEVVIVGGGGYPRDANLYQAVKALVNGSRFVKEGGTIVLLAKCQEGMGEPLFKQWMQEAKNPEEVLARFKATGFQLGAHKAYILCKILKNKEVILVSDLANTDQQVPLLKNAANWESAAKFIVEKHGANYRALILPLAGLVFPLSGQEIPSK, encoded by the coding sequence ATGGAATTTTTAATTCCCTATGGCAAAACTGTGTTACCCATAAGCTTAGACAAAGAAAATGTGGCAGACTGCATAGCTTTACCCAAAGATTTAACCACTCAGGGGCAAGAGATAGTAGCTGCTGCCCTGAGTACCCCCATAGAAAGTCCTAAATTACAAAAACTAGCCCAACAAAAAAAGCATGGGCCGGTGATTATTCTTGTTACTGATGTTTCCCGCCCCATTCCATATCACGATGTATTGCCGCCTGTTCTCCAAGAGCTAAAAAAGGGAGGCATTACCGACCAGGAAATAAAGTTTATCATTGCCACCGGAGCCCACCGCCCTAATACAGCAGCAGAAAACCGACAGGTATTTGCTAGCCTGGTAGACCAATACCCCTTTGTTAACCATGATTGTGACAATAACCTGAAAAACCTGGGTACGCTAACCGATGGGGTAGAACTGCAAATCAATGCCGAGGTAGCCGATGCCGGTCTTTTGCTTACCATCGGCTGTATCATGCCCCATAATCTGGCTGGTTTTTCCGGTGGACCAAAGATGATCTTGCCAGGTGTAGCTGGTAGAAAAACCATCGAAGCAAACCACAGTTTGCTCAATCAGCGGCATGTAGGACCGGGTGAAATAGAAAACAACCCCATATCACAGCAAATGCTGGAGGCGCTACGTTTGACAGGGGTAGCTTTTAGCCTCAATGTTATACTAAACTCCCAAAATAAGATTATCCGGGCCTATGCCGGACATCCGGTTGTAGCCTGGCAAGTTGGCTGTCAGCACTGTCGACAACTATATCAGTTGGCTTTGCCGGCACCGGCAGAGGTGGTCATAGTAGGTGGCGGGGGCTACCCCAGGGATGCCAACCTCTACCAAGCGGTCAAGGCACTGGTGAATGGAAGCCGCTTTGTCAAGGAGGGAGGAACCATTGTTCTCTTGGCTAAATGTCAAGAGGGCATGGGGGAACCACTCTTTAAGCAATGGATGCAGGAGGCTAAAAATCCTGAAGAAGTATTGGCACGCTTTAAAGCTACAGGTTTTCAATTAGGTGCCCACAAGGCTTATATACTTTGTAAAATATTAAAAAATAAAGAAGTGATTCTTGTTTCCGATCTGGCCAATACAGACCAACAAGTACCACTTCTAAAAAATGCAGCAAACTGGGAAAGTGCTGCCAAATTCATTGTTGAAAAACACGGAGCAAACTACCGAGCCTTAATCTTGCCCCTGGCAGGGTTGGTATTTCCACTCTCTGGCCAAGAAATACCATCTAAATAA
- a CDS encoding polysaccharide deacetylase family protein, with protein MWLDILKLAGLLVAIYTLPPTFLTRCLHLGIFASGNKFSGRVALTFDDGPDPHYTGQVLDILKAHQAKASFFLVGQYAKEHPELVQRINSEGHTIGSHGEGHCFCWLQGPLASLREIKQGLASIEAVTGEKCHFFRPSWGIFNLCSLLYLWKQRYTTVLWSFMSWDWSGRITSQRMVELVMRKVKAGSIIVFHDRSTGPGAAAQGPQQMLEALPQILQQLQARGLQPVTLEELYLYREMGLIKKGLQNLWQIWELCFERLAGLKPLAEGENQLFRLAVRNYRGSEMRLTDGTLVTPGDKVLELHFNNHLLQHIASTARSLESVGIMLLRETRRSLPLLAKVISSEPNYQGIKAIMGITMIHRGTKQLGFTVYDLPPLLRPLVTWYQRWLMFLLHPGGLSHVRRQWHKLVPKKVVISKKELLQRYLDGISWPESGNTNPARGKIKAR; from the coding sequence ATGTGGTTAGACATTTTAAAGCTCGCTGGCTTGCTGGTGGCTATTTACACCCTACCGCCAACATTCCTGACACGCTGTCTCCATTTGGGTATTTTTGCCAGTGGCAATAAATTTTCCGGCAGGGTAGCATTAACCTTTGATGATGGCCCAGACCCCCATTATACCGGTCAAGTACTGGATATTTTAAAAGCCCATCAGGCTAAGGCTAGCTTTTTCCTGGTGGGGCAGTACGCCAAGGAGCATCCGGAATTAGTACAAAGAATTAATTCAGAGGGCCATACCATCGGAAGCCACGGTGAGGGGCACTGTTTTTGCTGGCTGCAGGGTCCACTGGCTTCCCTGAGGGAGATAAAACAAGGACTGGCAAGCATTGAAGCTGTTACCGGTGAAAAATGCCATTTTTTTCGTCCTTCCTGGGGCATATTTAATCTTTGTTCCCTGCTTTATTTATGGAAACAAAGATATACAACCGTACTTTGGTCCTTTATGAGTTGGGACTGGTCTGGCCGAATCACCTCTCAGCGCATGGTAGAATTAGTTATGCGCAAGGTAAAAGCCGGCTCTATTATTGTTTTCCATGACCGCAGCACCGGACCAGGTGCCGCAGCCCAGGGCCCCCAACAGATGTTAGAGGCATTGCCACAGATACTACAACAGCTACAGGCCCGGGGGTTACAACCGGTTACCTTGGAAGAATTGTATTTGTACCGTGAAATGGGTCTAATAAAAAAAGGCCTGCAAAACCTATGGCAAATTTGGGAACTTTGTTTTGAGCGACTGGCGGGTTTAAAACCTTTGGCCGAAGGCGAAAATCAGCTGTTTCGTCTGGCTGTCCGAAATTACCGGGGTAGTGAGATGAGGCTGACAGACGGAACACTGGTAACGCCGGGGGATAAGGTACTGGAACTGCACTTTAATAATCATTTGCTGCAGCATATAGCTTCAACTGCCCGTTCCTTAGAATCGGTGGGCATTATGCTGTTACGGGAAACACGGCGTTCTTTACCCCTGCTGGCCAAGGTCATCTCATCCGAGCCTAATTATCAAGGTATTAAGGCGATAATGGGTATCACTATGATTCACCGGGGCACTAAGCAATTAGGCTTTACTGTTTACGATCTGCCCCCCCTGCTGCGTCCGCTGGTTACCTGGTACCAGCGCTGGCTGATGTTCCTGCTACACCCCGGCGGTCTCTCCCATGTAAGACGTCAGTGGCATAAATTAGTACCGAAAAAGGTAGTTATCTCCAAAAAGGAGCTGTTGCAGCGTTATTTAGATGGTATTTCTTGGCCAGAGAGTGGAAATACCAACCCTGCCAGGGGCAAGATTAAGGCTCGGTAG
- a CDS encoding MFS transporter, whose protein sequence is MFKTLDITPKELAFIVLLFVAELSRSAFFLTFWPLYAADILYFSTALAGAMVSAHYFSETLFKTFAGYQLDRYGRPVLTFGLLISLLALIGIYQQPSGLITVLLAAIFGLGFAPVWLAVVSNVAPVEHPRRAAKIGLVFSAWLLGAGAGPVGVTFLLPLGYQQTFLLLIIIWGLALLIGLSIPFTVKTNMETISISKQLKKMVSDQMVIKVLLPGMFLQTMAASLLLPILPLYATKTLGLTAEQYGLLLTAGGAATVIGLVPMGKLVDRLPLKKVLTTGFGLSAFFLALLPWVKEISALFGLVMFIGLSYALILPAWNNLLAKAIPAEQQATGWGVFTTLEGLGIATGPLLGGAIAKWLHPVGTIYLSAFILAGMGIFYCCYSFAGFYTTRGDKKCG, encoded by the coding sequence TTGTTTAAGACATTAGATATAACCCCCAAGGAACTGGCCTTTATTGTGTTACTGTTTGTTGCCGAACTAAGTAGAAGTGCCTTTTTCCTTACCTTTTGGCCGCTTTATGCGGCTGATATTTTGTACTTTTCCACTGCTCTGGCAGGCGCCATGGTTTCTGCTCATTACTTTTCCGAGACCCTTTTTAAAACCTTTGCCGGTTACCAACTGGATCGATATGGTCGTCCGGTGCTAACCTTTGGTTTATTAATTAGTTTACTGGCCCTGATAGGAATTTATCAACAGCCCTCGGGGCTAATCACAGTCCTGCTGGCAGCCATTTTTGGCTTAGGCTTTGCTCCCGTGTGGTTAGCAGTGGTCAGTAATGTAGCTCCCGTAGAACATCCCAGAAGGGCGGCTAAAATTGGTCTGGTTTTTTCCGCCTGGCTACTGGGAGCCGGTGCAGGTCCGGTGGGCGTCACCTTTTTGCTGCCCTTAGGTTACCAGCAGACCTTTTTACTATTAATTATTATTTGGGGATTAGCTTTATTGATTGGTCTCTCGATACCCTTTACCGTCAAGACAAATATGGAGACTATTTCTATTTCTAAGCAACTAAAAAAGATGGTTTCTGACCAAATGGTGATTAAGGTTTTACTGCCCGGTATGTTTTTACAAACCATGGCCGCCAGCTTGCTATTACCCATCCTGCCGCTATATGCCACCAAAACCCTGGGTCTAACCGCGGAGCAATACGGCTTGTTGTTAACAGCAGGCGGCGCTGCCACGGTTATTGGTCTGGTGCCCATGGGCAAATTAGTGGATCGTCTACCCTTAAAAAAAGTTTTAACCACGGGTTTTGGTTTAAGTGCTTTTTTTCTTGCCCTCCTGCCCTGGGTTAAGGAGATCAGCGCCCTTTTTGGGTTGGTTATGTTTATAGGTCTTTCCTATGCCCTAATCCTGCCAGCCTGGAACAACTTGCTGGCTAAAGCCATTCCTGCCGAACAGCAAGCCACCGGTTGGGGGGTTTTTACCACTCTGGAGGGGCTCGGCATTGCCACCGGTCCACTGCTGGGCGGGGCCATTGCTAAATGGCTGCATCCGGTGGGGACGATTTATTTAAGTGCCTTCATTCTAGCAGGCATGGGCATCTTTTATTGCTGTTATTCCTTTGCAGGCTTCTACACAACCAGGGGTGATAAAAAATGTGGTTAG
- a CDS encoding divergent PAP2 family protein — protein MNGLAEIYYWLYLNKVLFAPLSAFLIAQLTKGLLDTFKSRTWQWRRFFEAGGMPSSHSAMVTALATASGLMYGWSSSLFTITAIFAIIVMYDAMGVRRAAGTHAKILNQIMEEMGRPDGQQNVKALKELIGHTPAEVAAGAVLGIIMAAVVF, from the coding sequence GTGAATGGTTTGGCTGAAATATATTACTGGTTATATTTAAATAAGGTACTTTTTGCTCCTCTGTCGGCTTTTTTAATAGCCCAGCTAACCAAGGGACTGTTAGATACCTTTAAAAGCCGCACCTGGCAATGGCGCAGGTTTTTTGAAGCAGGTGGTATGCCCAGTTCCCATTCCGCCATGGTCACAGCTCTGGCAACGGCCTCTGGCCTGATGTATGGCTGGTCCTCCTCATTATTTACCATTACAGCTATCTTTGCCATTATTGTCATGTACGATGCCATGGGCGTTCGGCGGGCTGCAGGTACCCATGCCAAAATTCTCAATCAAATTATGGAGGAGATGGGTCGCCCGGATGGACAGCAAAATGTCAAAGCCTTAAAGGAACTTATTGGTCACACACCGGCGGAAGTGGCAGCCGGGGCTGTATTAGGTATCATCATGGCTGCAGTTGTGTTCTAA
- a CDS encoding glycosyl hydrolase family 18 protein has product MTKKRWTTLGFLLIYLVTSVFVMLPTPADAAQRDPIVLGYYTKDWYTDKLSYDSLNKYYRHLDYVATFTARMDANGGLIVDYSPDEGIKLAKQKGVKPLLVVHNMHNGMDSASASAVLSNPQKRWKLANNIVSLVKKYGYAGVNIDMEAVPAWNREDYSKFLWELKGLLKSGNYLLTVAVPAKNGDTNDNWSGAYDYKELGKVCDYIMLMTYDEHWFGGKAGSIASLPWVQSVLDYAVKQMPSQKILLGLAAYGYDWSSAKTSSVKWNTVNQIVQSTGAQVRWDNKSSTPYFYYWKGSEKHEVWFENKYSLGIKLGLVKSYKLAGVGMWRLGFEDQAFWNTISSKL; this is encoded by the coding sequence ATGACAAAGAAACGTTGGACAACCCTGGGTTTCCTTCTAATTTACCTTGTCACTTCAGTGTTCGTAATGCTGCCTACACCAGCTGATGCCGCTCAAAGGGATCCTATTGTATTGGGGTACTATACAAAGGATTGGTATACGGATAAGCTTTCCTATGATTCATTAAACAAGTATTACCGGCATTTGGATTATGTTGCCACTTTCACCGCCCGTATGGATGCCAATGGTGGATTGATAGTTGATTATTCACCTGACGAAGGAATAAAACTGGCTAAGCAGAAGGGGGTAAAACCCTTGCTGGTAGTACATAACATGCATAATGGCATGGATTCCGCCTCTGCTTCAGCAGTCCTCAGCAATCCACAGAAACGTTGGAAATTGGCGAATAATATTGTCTCGTTAGTTAAGAAATATGGTTATGCTGGTGTAAATATTGACATGGAAGCTGTCCCCGCCTGGAACAGGGAAGATTATAGTAAATTCCTTTGGGAATTAAAAGGCCTTTTAAAATCCGGCAATTACCTGCTGACTGTAGCAGTACCGGCTAAGAACGGTGATACCAATGACAATTGGTCCGGGGCTTACGATTATAAGGAATTAGGTAAAGTATGTGATTACATTATGCTTATGACCTATGATGAACACTGGTTTGGCGGGAAAGCAGGCTCCATTGCATCCTTACCCTGGGTGCAAAGTGTTTTAGATTATGCGGTAAAACAAATGCCTTCCCAAAAGATTTTGCTTGGCTTGGCAGCCTACGGCTATGATTGGTCTTCCGCTAAGACCAGCTCAGTAAAATGGAATACAGTTAATCAAATAGTACAAAGCACCGGTGCCCAGGTACGTTGGGACAATAAAAGCTCCACCCCTTATTTTTATTATTGGAAGGGAAGCGAAAAACACGAGGTGTGGTTTGAAAACAAATACAGCCTGGGTATTAAATTGGGTTTGGTTAAATCCTATAAGCTGGCAGGTGTAGGTATGTGGCGCCTGGGTTTTGAGGATCAAGCTTTCTGGAATACAATTAGCAGTAAACTCTAA
- a CDS encoding FeoA family protein has product MTLDKCKRGQRLQITSIPDEVVRAQAIRFGIAEGSVVTCEEVVPAGPVVLSMFKQQIAIGRQLAKSITVLPVN; this is encoded by the coding sequence ATGACACTGGACAAATGCAAGAGAGGACAAAGGCTGCAAATTACGAGTATTCCTGATGAGGTGGTTAGAGCTCAGGCTATCCGTTTTGGGATTGCCGAAGGTTCTGTTGTTACCTGCGAAGAGGTTGTCCCTGCAGGTCCTGTGGTTTTAAGTATGTTTAAACAACAAATTGCCATTGGACGGCAATTGGCTAAAAGTATAACTGTTTTACCGGTTAACTAA
- the feoB gene encoding ferrous iron transport protein B has protein sequence MENNNSQRECITGKNIVLVGNPNVGKSVFFNYLTGRYVDVANFPGTTTNVICGRCGDDAITDTPGIYGISSFNEEEKITRDIVLHGDILVNIVDAVHLERDLFLTQQLIDTGLPVVVVLNMMDEAQRQGIKIDLKVLRELLGVPVLSTVAVDGRGMDKLKETICQAKVGRVLPLVAEKLTELPAHIRRSEKLLILEGDQLVAARNGLPPGAYREQIYGARRRWINDVVAMAVKESSRQETWTAVLGRWMIQPITGIPLLALTLWGLYQLVGVFVAQTVVGFTEEILMGEYFEPTARAIVGQLFAPDSTISQILVGHFGVITMTVTYLLGLLFPLVLGFNLVLAVLEDTGYLPRIATLLDRLLMSFGLNGQAVIPLVLGFGCVTMALMSTRLLGTDRERRIATIILALTVPCSAQLAIIATMLAGLGPEFALVYVLIIISVFVMGGTLLNRLIPGQSSSLWIDLPPLRLPRLANVLKKSWNKSFEFIREAAPLFALGALCLGLLEVSGSLEKIENTLVPLTVHWLGLPKEAASGFIMGVIRREFGTAGLFSFPMSDVQKLVALTTITLFVPCIASAMVIYKERGWQEGTAIWLGVIGIAFVIGGLINQLLGFFSSNLSATSPIIMLAGVILLTMVGVLGITVRSER, from the coding sequence ATGGAAAACAACAATTCTCAGCGGGAGTGTATAACCGGCAAAAATATTGTGCTGGTGGGAAATCCCAATGTGGGAAAATCCGTGTTTTTTAATTATTTAACCGGGCGCTACGTGGATGTAGCGAATTTTCCCGGTACAACCACCAACGTTATATGTGGTCGCTGCGGCGACGATGCAATTACAGACACCCCGGGAATTTACGGCATTTCCTCATTTAATGAGGAAGAGAAAATTACCCGGGATATTGTTTTACATGGAGATATTTTGGTAAATATTGTTGATGCCGTTCATTTGGAAAGGGATTTGTTCTTAACCCAACAACTTATCGATACCGGTTTGCCTGTGGTAGTTGTTTTGAATATGATGGATGAGGCACAGCGTCAGGGTATCAAGATAGATCTTAAGGTGTTAAGGGAACTTTTAGGAGTACCTGTTCTGTCTACGGTGGCTGTAGATGGCCGTGGCATGGACAAATTGAAAGAGACCATTTGTCAGGCTAAAGTGGGTCGGGTGCTGCCCTTGGTGGCAGAAAAGCTAACAGAACTCCCGGCTCATATCAGGCGTTCGGAAAAGCTCTTAATTTTAGAGGGTGACCAACTTGTGGCGGCCAGAAACGGTCTGCCGCCGGGTGCCTACCGGGAGCAAATCTATGGTGCCAGACGTCGCTGGATCAACGATGTGGTTGCTATGGCTGTCAAGGAGAGCAGCAGGCAGGAGACATGGACCGCAGTATTGGGACGCTGGATGATTCAACCCATCACCGGCATACCCCTGTTAGCCTTAACCTTATGGGGACTGTACCAGTTAGTTGGCGTTTTTGTAGCTCAGACAGTGGTGGGTTTTACGGAAGAAATTCTTATGGGAGAGTATTTTGAGCCAACTGCCCGAGCTATAGTAGGGCAACTGTTTGCCCCGGATTCTACCATTAGTCAAATTTTAGTGGGTCATTTTGGGGTAATTACCATGACCGTGACCTATTTGCTGGGTTTGCTGTTCCCGCTGGTACTGGGCTTTAACTTGGTATTAGCAGTGTTGGAGGATACAGGCTACCTGCCCAGAATTGCTACCTTGCTGGATCGACTGTTAATGTCCTTTGGGCTGAATGGCCAGGCTGTTATTCCCCTGGTGTTGGGTTTTGGCTGTGTAACCATGGCGCTGATGTCCACCCGTTTACTGGGCACCGACAGAGAACGGCGTATTGCCACCATTATCCTGGCATTAACGGTTCCCTGTTCTGCTCAGTTAGCTATCATTGCTACCATGTTAGCCGGTTTAGGACCAGAATTTGCTTTGGTCTATGTACTCATCATAATTAGCGTATTTGTTATGGGCGGCACCCTATTAAATCGCCTGATACCGGGACAATCTTCCTCGCTGTGGATTGATTTACCCCCCTTAAGACTGCCACGCCTGGCTAACGTATTGAAAAAAAGTTGGAATAAAAGTTTTGAATTTATTAGAGAAGCCGCCCCGCTATTTGCCTTAGGGGCTCTTTGCCTGGGGTTACTGGAAGTCTCGGGTTCACTGGAAAAAATTGAGAATACCCTGGTGCCTTTGACTGTTCATTGGCTGGGCCTGCCTAAAGAAGCAGCCAGTGGCTTTATTATGGGCGTTATTCGCAGAGAATTTGGTACAGCGGGATTGTTTTCTTTTCCCATGAGTGATGTACAAAAACTGGTGGCTCTTACCACCATCACATTATTTGTTCCTTGTATTGCCTCAGCTATGGTAATCTATAAGGAAAGGGGTTGGCAAGAGGGCACTGCCATTTGGTTAGGAGTCATTGGTATAGCCTTCGTCATAGGTGGACTTATTAATCAACTATTAGGCTTTTTTAGCAGCAACCTGTCAGCCACCTCCCCCATTATCATGCTGGCCGGGGTCATTTTATTAACCATGGTTGGTGTACTAGGAATCACTGTCAGAAGTGAACGGTAA